In one Aythya fuligula isolate bAytFul2 chromosome 12, bAytFul2.pri, whole genome shotgun sequence genomic region, the following are encoded:
- the RGS9BP gene encoding regulator of G-protein signaling 9-binding protein yields MVKEECKALLDALSKVTACYRHMVLTIGGTSDSQNLREELKKTRQKAQELAVANRNKLTAVLKDKSVSKEDKAEFERLWVIFSTCLEILEIDMRRALELGHEFPLNVPKKHLIQTGMSGGTSGVAARAMSIQNMKYEAEHNIDVVDLKDLENEINQVGEMMYEMEMKVSVPQWTVEAKQDPGAELKSTISVGASSIGMISVEENKSFCDISKILAGIIFSAVLIIAIVLAVCVVKLS; encoded by the coding sequence ATGGTGAAGGAGGAGTGCAAGGCGTTGTTGGATGCGCTCAGTAAGGTGACCGCCTGCTACCGGCACATGGTGCTGACCATCGGCGGCACCTCGGACTCGCAGAACCTGCGCGAAGAGCTCAAGAAAACCCGGCAAAaagcccaggagctggcggTGGCCAACAGGAACAAGCTGACCGCGGTCCTGAAGGACAAAAGTGTGAGTAAGGAGGACAAAGCCGAGTTCGAGAGGCTATGGGTGATTTTCTCCACGTGCCTAGAGATCCTGGAGATCGACATGAGGAGGGCCCTGGAGCTGGGCCACGAGTTCCCGCTGAACGTCCCCAAAAAGCACCTGATACAAACGGGCATGAGCGGGGGAACCTCTGGCGTGGCCGCTAGGGCGATGAGCATCCAGAACATGAAATATGAGGCTGAGCACAATATAGATGTGGTGGATTTGAAAGACCTAGAAAACGAAATCAATCAGGTAGGAGAAATGATGTACGAGATGGAAATGAAGGTCAGCGTCCCTCAGTGGACAGTAGAGGCTAAGCAAGACCCTGGGGCTGAACTCAAATCCACCATCAGCGTGGGCGCATCTTCTATTGGCATGATCTctgtggaggaaaataaatccttctgtGATATCAGCAAAATTCTAGCTGGGATTATTTTCTCCGCTGTCCTCATTATTGCCATTGTCCTGGCAGTGTGCGTGGTAAAGCTCTCTTAG